GGGAGAAGTGTATCTTTAACAACACATCGGTAGGTTCCAAGAAACACAGGCATGTATCTATAAAACAGATAGGCGTGTGCCCGGATGTAGACGTGCACTATTTAGGGAAGCAGACATTTCAGCAGGGAAAACAGCAGCCTCTAAAGAAGCTGAGAGTGCTGCAAAAGATAATCAGATGTTTGCGTGGAAGGGAGAGCGGCTTTGCCTGTGTTTGGGGGAACCTGGCGAGTGTAGCTCTGGAAGGGTGGAGATGAAACACTGCTCATAGAGTAAATTTGTCAACGGAGCATCCTATTCATACTTCCCAAGAAGCTTATACAAGGGCCCAGCTAAGAACTTGACTTTTGAGGAGATAATGTGTTTCTGAGCCCCAGCCAGGGTCCACCATTCCTCAGCCTGGAACTTCCTCTAGATCCCATACATTGCCTGGTTGCTGACTTTAGTGGACACCAGGGGGCAGTGTGTGGCCATGATGAGTCTAAGAGGATGTGGGTTGaaggccaggaacctggagggggGGACGACCTTAGACTCTTATAGAGGAAACCCCCACGGCCTTAGGCCTCAGTCCTGAGGTCCTGAAGGATAAATTCCTGCTGGTAatcatatttcttcttctttctgtctctggagtCAATTGAGGCACAAAGAAAGGGCAAAGCTGGGTTCCTGAGAAGCCTTTCTTCCTTACAGGAATCAAGGCAGAGATTTCTTGCCCCTCCTCCCACAGCTCCCCAACTAAAGGCCCCCAGCTGCTGTCCTGACCGGAAGGGAGTCTCTTCCTGCTGGTTTCCTGGAGCTGGGTTTGGATAGGGGCAGGAAAGGCCCCTCCCTGGGAGGAAAGACTATAGGAACATGGCCTTCCTATGGCGGCAGAGGGCAGGTGAAATGACAAACAGCAAGCCCTGTTCCCAGGGACGAGGCTCTGTAGAACTGTCATGGACACAGACCCCACGAAGAAGGGAATATTGTACAAaaacacatacttttttttttaattttaaagactaCAGAAATTGTGCCGTGACTGTACTTGGCTTCCATTTCCACCAATCCAAAGGTCTGTGGGAAAGGTGAGAGTGAGAAACgggaagagaggggagtagaGACCCCCGGTTccagcagaggaaagggaaaatatGGCTGCTGAGGACCAGCTGCCCCCTAGGCCTGGCCATCGCTGTCTTTACTCCTCCACACCACAAGAGTGACCAGGAAAGGGATGAGGCAGATTGGAGCGATGATCATGGCTAAGAGCACATCCTCTGGCGGATCGGAGAAGGTGGGCTGCACCAGGGAGCAGTTGGCAAAGTGTATCAGGTGAGTCTCCAAGATGAGCCTTTCTGCCAAAGGGTTTGGGAAACCCAGGCCAAACCGCTCCGCAAAATACTCCAAGCAATACTGCAGGTCACTGTAATGCCTTGGGAAGGGAGCGGTAGAGGATCTGAGTGAGGGAAGGGTTGGGAGCAGGGAGACGGGCATCCCACACTCACTCAGGGTCCACCCACAAGGAGTGTGGGCCCCACTCCCGGCCCGAGCCACCCTTCAACACTGCCCCTACCTGCTAATCAAAGTCCAGTTGCACCAATCTTTGACAGAGTCCATATGACTATTATAAAGAGACCAGCAACCTTGGACGACAGTCTCTTCGTAGCTCTCCTCCACGTTCTCTGCGGGGACAGAGGCTTCACAGTGACCACGCCCCTGCCCCTGGCCCTCCCTCCAAGCCTTCTGACCCAGGTATTTCCAAAGTTGAGCCCTTTGCCTTTAGAGAAGGGAATCCCTCGGAAATTTTCCCTAGCAGGACACTTGTGGCTAAGGGGTGGTCCTGGCTCTGGAATCCTGTAATGGCTTCCATGTGTACAGTGTGTCCCTTCCAGCCTCGCACGCACATTCACATACACCTATTTGGGTCTTTTTAGCCAACTGGGGTAGGACACTTTAAAGCTGGATTTGGGCTTTGCGGGATAACGGGCAAAAAGACCATAGGAACCCCCAGAGACACCACTGA
The Microtus pennsylvanicus isolate mMicPen1 chromosome 11, mMicPen1.hap1, whole genome shotgun sequence genome window above contains:
- the Ramp2 gene encoding receptor activity-modifying protein 2: MARFLEERAPGGSRLVRILAGWPAALRLPPLLLLLLLMLLGAVSTSPESLNQSLPTEDLLSKENVEESYEETVVQGCWSLYNSHMDSVKDWCNWTLISRHYSDLQYCLEYFAERFGLGFPNPLAERLILETHLIHFANCSLVQPTFSDPPEDVLLAMIIAPICLIPFLVTLVVWRSKDSDGQA